The genomic stretch TGCTCGATTACGTGGCCGCGCCCGAACAAATCGCGCTGGTGTCGCCCGCGGAGGCGGCCGGCCAGGACATTCGCTTGTCCCTGTTCCTCTATTCCGTGGTCGAGAATCCTTATTTGAAGAACGACAACCCCCGGCAGGTGAATGCAACCAGGTTGGTTTATCCGCCGCTGTCGCTGGATCTGTATTATCTGCTCACCACCTATCCGGCGGAGGGCATTCCAGACCTGACCGAGCGCATGCTGCAGGCCCATCGCATTTTGGGCCGCGCCATGCGGGTCTTCTATGATCACGGCAATCTCGCGGGTACCATTTTGCAGGGCGATTTGGCCGGCAGCGGCCTGGAGCTGCGCCTCACGCTCAACCCGATCACGGTTGAAGATCTCACCCGCATTTGGAGTGTCTTTCCGAACCGGGATTATCGCACCTCGGTGAGTTATCTCGTCACCCCCGCGCCGCTCGATTCGGAAAGAAGCGACAGCGCACAACGTGTGGTAGCGAAACAAGCGGACCATGATCACATGGTTCCGGCACAGGAGAATCGCTGAATGGCGCTCCAACGGCCGTATGTCACCAACCGCTTCATCGCCTATGCCGGCGATCGTCTCACCACCACGCTTTCGCTTGCCGTGGCGGTGTTCGATGAATTCACGCTGGAAATGCCGGCCACCGGGATCGAAGTGGTGATCGAAGAGGGCAGAAACAGACGCGTGGCGGTGCGCAATCGCAGCGGCTATTTCTGCTTCAACAATCTGCTGCCGCAAACCTATACTGTGGCGGTGCGGCCGGATCCTGCGGCGGGCAACTGGTTTGTTGCGCAGACCCGGCAGATCATCGTGCCGCGGCCGAATCACCTGCATCCGGTTGAAGAATTCATTCTCAAAACCACGCCCGCGTATCCCTTTCCGGCGCATGCCAATTTGATCAGAGGCATGGTTGTCGTTAACCCGCAGGCCGTGCCGCTGGTTCCGATTATCGGCGCAATGGTGACGGCGGCGGCGGAGTTTCTCGATCCCAATCAGCCTCCGGCCACGGTTACTGATCAAAACGGCGAATTTGCCCTGTTTCTGAGAGAAGTGGAACTGGAAGACGATGAGCCTTTTGTCAAAGAGATTACGCTCACCATTGCCAAAGGCGGCCAGCAAAAACCGATTCCGATCACCGACATGAAGGAAGGCACGACGGTCAATTTGCAGCGAATCAAATTTCCATGATCATACTGACAAGTCAAAATCCCGGGGCGGCGCAAACGCTCACGGAAACAGTCAACCCGTATTGAGGCAATCAAGGAGGTAAAGATGTCAACCCTGAGCGGGGCACCAGTGCAAGGGCAAACCGTGCCGGAGAACGGCGGCAGCGCTGCCGCACAAGCACAAACGCCCGAGGAAAAACGCAGTGAGTTGGAGCGCAATCTGACCAAGCTCGACAAAGATTTGCAGCGGCTGAATCAGCTCAACAAAACCTGGAAGGATGACTTCACCACGATCGACAAGCTCATCAAAGACCTGGAGAAGATTCTCGACGCCTACGAGAAGGCACAGCCGAAGCTGTCCGATGATTGGAGTGCGCGCGACAGCTACGCGCGCATCCAGGAGCCGATGCTGAAAGAGGCGGTGAAAGGGAAAGAGGGCGAGATTGACGGCATCGTCACGAAATGGAATAACGCCGAAGTAGAATGCCAAAAGGAGCTCGAAACAGCCAAGAAAGCCAGGGATGAAGCCGACCAAGCGCTGGCAGAGGCACAAGAGAATCTCGCGGCCGCCACCCAGGCCTTCGAGAACACCAAGCTGCATCAGAAGCGCATTGAAGATGATCTGAAAAAACTGGCGGATCTGCAAAAGCAAATTGAAAAAGAGGAGGAAGGGGGGAAATACGCGGTGATGTATTACTTGCTGCAGGAGTACATCGCCATCAAGAACAACAGCAAGGTGCCGGTCGAAACGAGCCGGGAAAAGCTCGAGCAGGAGTTGGTCGCCAAGTGGCAGGCGATGGACACGGCGCTGCGGGTGATGCGCTTCAAAGAGAAACAGCAGAAGGAAGCCGCGGAAAAATACGACAACAAGAAAAAGGAATGCGAGCAGCTTTCCGCCGGCAAGCGCGCCAACATTCTCGCGGATCTTGCGAAGATTGCATTCTAAACAGCCTTTCCAACGAAAAGATGAACGAGAGGAGAATTCATCATGCCAGAATACTTATCCCCAGGTGTATACGTCGAAGAGTTCGAGATCGGCGCCAAGCCGATCGAAGGCGTCAGCACCAGTACTGCGGGCCTTCTGGGCAAAACGCTGCGCGGACCTTTGATGCCGCGGTTCATCAACGGCTTCGAGCAATTCAAGCGTATCTATGGGAGCTACCTTTCCGACTCCTATCTGGCCTATGGCGTCGACGGCTTCTTCACCAACGGCGGCCAGCGCTGTTTTGTCGGCCGCATTGCCGCTGATGACGCTGTGGCCGCCAATGCCGTACATGACACGATCCTGATCGAGGCGATTGGTCCCGGGGATTGGGGCAATCGCATTGCCATCAAAGTCGGACCCGGCAGCCTGCAGGACGAAACCCAGCCCGAACCTTGGGGCAAAATCAAATTGACCGTGATGTATTGGGATCAACCTCCACCGACACCATTGGTGGACCCCACCGATCCTTTGAACGCCATCAACCCCAATCGCCGGGAGCCGACCCTGCTGGAGGTGTATGATAATCTCTCCGCTGACCGGACCTCTCCGGATTACTATGAGACCCGAGTGAATCCGCAATCCAATCTGATTCGCTTGACGCGTCAGGCGGACAACAACCCGTCGCAATTGACTCTCTCTCTGTTTCCCGATCTGGGCGGCGTAGCCGGCGCGGAAGGGTCGGCACTCGATTTGGCTGACTACCAGGGTCGAACCCTGCCAGCGCTGCCGGATGGCACTATCAATCGAACCGGCCTGTTGGGATTCCGGGAAATCGACGAGATCTCAATCGTCGTCATCCCGGATCATCATCGCGTGCCCGCCTTGACCGGCGCCATTGTCACACATTGCACGCAAATGGCTGACCGTTTTGCCGTGCTGCATTCCAACGATGCAACCGACACTTTGAACAACATCAACAATCTGCGGCCGCCGCAGGATACCACCTATGCGGCATTTTATTTCCCCTGGATCAAAATCTTCGATCCCAGAACGAATCAGGACTATCTCATCCCGCCTTCCGGGCATGTGGCCGGTATCTACGCCAAAACCGATGTCGAACGCGGCGTGCACAAGGCGCCGGCCAACTACGTCGTGCAAGGCGCGACGGCCCTGCAATTCCAGATCACCAAAGGCGAGCAGGATCTGCTGAACCCGCGCGGCGTGAATTGCCTGCGCGTGTTTCCGGGGAGAGGGCTGCGCGTCTGGGGTGCCCGCACGTGTTCGACCAACACGCTGTGGAAGTACATCAACGTGCGCCGTCTGTTCCTGTTTTTGGAGGAATCCATCGACGAAGGCACGCAGTGGGTCGTGTTCGAGCCCAACAACGAGCGGCTGTGGGCGCGCGTGCGGCAGACCATCACCCAGTTCCTCACCACGGTGTGGCGGGACGGCGCGCTAATGGGACTGACCCCCGAAGAAGCCTTTTTCGTGAAATGTGACCGCACCACCATGACCCAGGACGACATCGACAATGGCCGGTTGATTTGCATCATCGGCGTGGCACCGGTGAAGCCCGCGGAATTCGTCATCTTCCGCATCACGCAATTCGCCGGCGGCTCCGAAGTCGCCGAGGTCTGAGAGACAATGCGAGCCTGGCCTCCACCGCAACCCCTGCGCTGGAGCACGGTGCTCCCGCAACTGTGCTGGTTCTCAACTGCTGTACATGATTCAGGAGATTCGATCCCATGGCAAGAAATGATCCCTATCGCAATTTTCGTTTTCGCCTCGAGATTGACGGCATCGATCAAGCCGGTTTCAGCGAGGCCAGCGGCTTCGACATCACCGTCGATCCCATCGACTATCGCGAAGGCGCCGATCCGACCCACGTGCGCAAGCTCCCCGGCCTCACCAAGTTCGGCAACGTGACGTTGAAGTGGGGCGTGACCGATTCCATGGCCTTGCATGACTGGCACCGCCAGATCGTGAACGGCGACATTCAGAGAAAGAATCTCGCCATCGTGGTGCAGGGCGAAGACGGGAGCGACAAGGCCCGCTGGAACATCGTGGAGGGCTGGCCGACCAAGTACACGCCCACCACGTTGAATGCCAAAGGCAACGAGGTGGCGATCGAGACGCTGGAAATCTGCAATGAAGGCGTCATTCGCGTGAGTTGATGCGCCGGCAATGACACCGGGCTGCTTTGTCAAGGGCAGGCTAGTACACGGTTACCTTGAAAAATGTATCCACCATCATTGTCATCCTGCAAGGATCTTGTGCAGATTTGAGCGCGGCGCCAAGTACTCCACAAGACTCCTTCTGAATGACGTTCGGTTTCACTCTTACAAATCAAGGTAACAAAGCACCAGGCGCCGCACTGCTGCCGGCGCGGGCGCCAACTCTTGTTGGAGGATGATGACATCATGGCTTTTCAAACCGAGATCAAATTCACGCTGCCCAAGGGCTATCTCGATGAGCATGGCACACTGCACAAAGAGGGCGTGATGCGGCTGGCCACCGCCGGTGACGAGATTCTGCCGATGCGCGATCCGCGCGTGCAGTCCAATCCCGCCTATTTGACGGTGATTGTGCTCGCGCGTGTGATCACCAAACTCGGCAGCATTACCGATCTCAATCCCGGCCTGATCGAGAAGCTCTATGCTGCCGATCTCTCTTACCTGCAGGCACTTTATGAGAAGGTGAATGGCGACGGCAAAACCGGCATCACCGCCTGCTGCCCGAAATGCGAGCACAGGTTCGAGGTGGAGATGACCGGCCTGGGGGAAGCATAACCGGCTATCCCCTCGACCGCCTCTACGAGGAGATGGCCTTTGTCGCCTACCACTTTCATTGGTCTCATGAGGAAATCATGAGCCTCGAGCACCACGAGAGGCGGCGCTGGTGCGAGCGGATCTCGAAGATCAACCGCGAGCTGAACAATGAACCGCAGAATGTGTTCGAAACGTAGTTGGGAGCCGGCTCATGGCGCGCCCGTCTGACCCTTATGCCGTTTTCCGGTTCGTGGTGCTGATCGAAGGCATCGAAGCCGGCGGCTTCTCCGAGGCCACCGGGCTGCAGGCGGAAACCGAAGTTGAAGACTATCGCGAAGGCGGAGTCAATCTCTTCCTGCACAAATTCGTCAAGACCACGAAATACGGCAACCTCACGCTGAAGCGGGGCATTACCGACGCCGAGCAACTCTGGCGCTGGCACCAGGAGGTGGTGCGCGGCAAGATCGACCGCCGGGACATCACCGTGGTGTTACGCGATCAGCAGGGCAATGACAAATGGCGCTGGGTGTTCAGCGAGGCTTTTCCGGTGAAGTGGTCGAACGCCGACCTCAATGCCGCCGGCAACAACATCGCGGTCGAAAGTGTGGAATTCGTTCATCGCGGCATTCGCAAGGGATAGGATTCTGCAACGATGACACCCGGAACAACGGCACAACTCCATCTCGCCAGCAAGCCGAGGCCGACGCGCCGGGAGATCGGCGCGGGGCAGCGTGGCTTTGTGCAGCGCTTATTGCGGCGTCATGGCTGTAAAACGCGGTGGGGCGCCGGACCCGGGCTGGTCTTGCGCAAGCAACGGCGCCTGCCTTTGCAAGTGAATCTTTCTTTTGAGATGCGCTGCGCACGCCTTTTGCTGGCGCAATTGGCGGCAGAATTACGCTGGTCGCCCCAGTTTGTTGAGCGGCGGCAACAACACACCCATTTCAGCCAATTCGCGGCAACCCTACTAGTATCGAGGCCGGGTGAAAGGTCTTTGTCCAACTGGCATAAAACCTCGAAAGAGCTTCGGCAGAAGCTGATCCGGGAGCCGCTAGTTTCACTTCATCTCAGAAGCGAGCTGCGGCTTGCCACGGAGCGGATTGGTGAATTCAGAAGTGAGCTGCGGCTTGCCACGGAACGGATTCGAGAACCTGTGCCCTCGCCGAGGCCCGTAAGCAGATTCGAGGCAAGTGTGCGAACCCACCACGTGAGAGAAGCCGAGCGCGTGTTGGATATGCCAGGAATCACGGCAGGGCGAACTTCACGTGTGCGGGAAATCACGGCGTCAATCGGGCAGAATTCGAGATTGGAGGCGAAGCATGCCTCGGTGCGCAGCCTGCGGGAAGGGCGAATGCCGCAGGTTCACTCGATGAGATCATCTCTCACGGCGGGACTGAGGAGGATTGAATTTCACGCTGCTCATTCCCACAGAAGTATTGTTCTGACGGCGCAACGCCGTGACCACGGCCAATCACGACTCGAGCGCATGCTTTCGCATTACCTTACGGAGTCGACCGTAATGGCAGCGCCGACCAAGGCCGCCGCTTCTACTGGTCGGACAGGATCCGAAATGCGGCTGCGCCGTCCGGAACGCACTTGGGAGCAAAGCCACCCGCACGCCTTTGCGCCTGACATGACGCTGTATCGGCCGCAGCGCAATGGAGACGGTCAACGCCAGATTAGCGCCGCTCTGCCTGAGGTGATCACCGCGGTGAAAGCCGCCGGCAGTGCCGCGACTCCAGCCCAGCCGGTTGGCCTCGCAGAGCCTGATCTCAGTCAACTTACTGACCGGGTCTATGCGGAATTGGAGCGCAAGATGCGCAATGAACGCATTCGCCGAGGCCTGTGAGGGACGACTGTGTTCAGTTGGTACCATCGCTGTCATCCTGTAAGGATCCTGTGAAGATTCGGGCACATGCCAAGTATTTCACAAGATTCGTCTGAATCGCATCGCGAGAGACTATTTCCACGAATCAAGGTAACAGACCAGTCGTGCTGCGGATGGGATGAAATGATGATTACCATAATGACGCGTTCCAGCATGCGGTGAACCCGTTCGCTATTCGCAAAGGAGATTGCGGCAGTGTTGCCCAAAAATCTCAAAAAAGCCTTCATCAAGCCGCTGCAAGGCGCGCTCAAAGGGCGTGAAATCGCGGTGTTGTACAACCCGACGGAATATTCGGTCGAGAAGAGCAATCAATATCAAATGAACGCGCTGCCCGGCTTGTCGAATCCCGTGGCGCAATTCGTCAGCGGCAATGCCGATACCCTGACCATGGAACTGCTCTTCGACACTTATACCGATCACAAGAGCGAGGATGTCCGTAACTACACCGGCCTCATCGCCAGATTGTTGGAAATCGATTCCGACACCCATGCCCCGCCGGTGTGCCTGTTTGCCTGGGGTGACGGCGGCGGCCATTTTTCCTTCAATGCCATCATCGAACGGATGACGCAAAAGTTCACCATGTTTTTGGATGATGGCACGCCGGTGCGCGCCACGCTGA from bacterium encodes the following:
- a CDS encoding DUF4255 domain-containing protein, with amino-acid sequence MSDSAIAAVGSTLIALLRQNMLDYVAAPEQIALVSPAEAAGQDIRLSLFLYSVVENPYLKNDNPRQVNATRLVYPPLSLDLYYLLTTYPAEGIPDLTERMLQAHRILGRAMRVFYDHGNLAGTILQGDLAGSGLELRLTLNPITVEDLTRIWSVFPNRDYRTSVSYLVTPAPLDSERSDSAQRVVAKQADHDHMVPAQENR
- a CDS encoding phage tail sheath family protein; the protein is MPEYLSPGVYVEEFEIGAKPIEGVSTSTAGLLGKTLRGPLMPRFINGFEQFKRIYGSYLSDSYLAYGVDGFFTNGGQRCFVGRIAADDAVAANAVHDTILIEAIGPGDWGNRIAIKVGPGSLQDETQPEPWGKIKLTVMYWDQPPPTPLVDPTDPLNAINPNRREPTLLEVYDNLSADRTSPDYYETRVNPQSNLIRLTRQADNNPSQLTLSLFPDLGGVAGAEGSALDLADYQGRTLPALPDGTINRTGLLGFREIDEISIVVIPDHHRVPALTGAIVTHCTQMADRFAVLHSNDATDTLNNINNLRPPQDTTYAAFYFPWIKIFDPRTNQDYLIPPSGHVAGIYAKTDVERGVHKAPANYVVQGATALQFQITKGEQDLLNPRGVNCLRVFPGRGLRVWGARTCSTNTLWKYINVRRLFLFLEESIDEGTQWVVFEPNNERLWARVRQTITQFLTTVWRDGALMGLTPEEAFFVKCDRTTMTQDDIDNGRLICIIGVAPVKPAEFVIFRITQFAGGSEVAEV
- a CDS encoding phage tail protein, with the translated sequence MARNDPYRNFRFRLEIDGIDQAGFSEASGFDITVDPIDYREGADPTHVRKLPGLTKFGNVTLKWGVTDSMALHDWHRQIVNGDIQRKNLAIVVQGEDGSDKARWNIVEGWPTKYTPTTLNAKGNEVAIETLEICNEGVIRVS
- a CDS encoding phage tail assembly protein; this translates as MAFQTEIKFTLPKGYLDEHGTLHKEGVMRLATAGDEILPMRDPRVQSNPAYLTVIVLARVITKLGSITDLNPGLIEKLYAADLSYLQALYEKVNGDGKTGITACCPKCEHRFEVEMTGLGEA
- a CDS encoding phage tail protein, coding for MARPSDPYAVFRFVVLIEGIEAGGFSEATGLQAETEVEDYREGGVNLFLHKFVKTTKYGNLTLKRGITDAEQLWRWHQEVVRGKIDRRDITVVLRDQQGNDKWRWVFSEAFPVKWSNADLNAAGNNIAVESVEFVHRGIRKG
- a CDS encoding LysM peptidoglycan-binding domain-containing protein: MPKNLKKAFIKPLQGALKGREIAVLYNPTEYSVEKSNQYQMNALPGLSNPVAQFVSGNADTLTMELLFDTYTDHKSEDVRNYTGLIARLLEIDSDTHAPPVCLFAWGDGGGHFSFNAIIERMTQKFTMFLDDGTPVRATLNLTLKEYRTVTEQLQDIKPQSADRTKRVVFKESDSLWLLAAREYNDPGRWRFIAEKNNLDNPRTVTIGRELIIPPLDGENVLR